The following are encoded in a window of Nitrospinota bacterium genomic DNA:
- a CDS encoding ABC transporter ATP-binding protein, with translation MSDAIIAENLSKKYVLAHKAKDTYTTLRDEIARKFASVGKKLIRPHGDGSAGGDYPAKEEFWALKDVEFNIGQGERVGLIGRNGAGKSTLLKILTRITEPTTGRITLKGRVASLLEVGTGFHPELTGRENIFLNGAILGMRKGEISKKFDEIVAFAGVERFLDTPVKRYSSGMYVRLAFAVAAHLEPEILLVDEVLAVGDAEFQKKCIGKMEGISKEGRTLVFVSHNLSTVSTLCGKGILLDAGEVKYFGEIDDAITHYRTKILSAGVSTLKKVKPEGPLEIKSVTILDGGGSPASVVRSGEPMKVVFEYELAEGRDGVVDFHFIMENEDQVKVFCCTTQHAGEKFQVKPGRGRVTLTIPRLPLIGGAYQYHFSGFVDGVRSHLFLNFGELVVAAGHFYSTGLTPQKKLGVCLVDHRWEITDTSGGGAR, from the coding sequence ATGAGTGACGCGATAATAGCCGAGAATCTTTCCAAAAAATATGTGCTTGCCCACAAGGCCAAGGACACATACACCACATTGCGCGATGAGATCGCCCGCAAGTTCGCCAGCGTCGGGAAAAAACTCATCCGTCCGCATGGAGACGGATCCGCCGGCGGGGACTATCCGGCGAAGGAGGAATTCTGGGCTTTAAAGGACGTGGAGTTCAACATCGGGCAGGGTGAAAGGGTGGGCCTTATCGGCAGGAACGGCGCGGGCAAGTCCACGCTGCTCAAGATACTCACCAGGATCACGGAGCCGACCACCGGGAGGATAACCCTAAAAGGGCGGGTGGCGAGCCTTCTGGAAGTGGGCACTGGGTTCCATCCGGAACTGACCGGGCGGGAGAACATTTTCCTCAACGGGGCGATCCTCGGCATGCGCAAGGGGGAGATATCCAAAAAGTTCGACGAAATTGTGGCGTTCGCCGGGGTGGAGCGCTTTCTGGACACGCCGGTGAAACGATATTCATCCGGCATGTACGTGCGGCTGGCCTTCGCGGTGGCGGCGCACCTGGAGCCGGAGATACTGCTGGTGGACGAAGTGCTGGCGGTGGGGGACGCGGAGTTCCAGAAAAAATGCATCGGCAAGATGGAGGGGATCAGCAAGGAGGGGCGCACTCTCGTGTTCGTAAGCCACAACCTCTCCACGGTCTCCACCCTTTGCGGCAAGGGGATACTCCTGGACGCCGGGGAGGTGAAATACTTCGGGGAGATAGACGACGCCATCACCCATTACCGCACGAAAATTTTGAGCGCGGGTGTTTCCACCCTCAAAAAGGTGAAGCCGGAAGGGCCGCTGGAGATAAAATCGGTGACGATACTCGATGGCGGCGGGTCCCCGGCTTCGGTTGTGCGCAGCGGGGAGCCGATGAAAGTCGTGTTCGAATACGAGCTTGCAGAGGGGCGCGATGGAGTGGTGGACTTTCATTTCATAATGGAAAACGAGGACCAGGTGAAAGTATTCTGCTGCACCACGCAGCATGCAGGTGAAAAATTCCAGGTAAAACCGGGCAGGGGGAGGGTGACGCTGACAATACCGCGCCTTCCGCTCATAGGGGGAGCGTATCAGTATCACTTTTCCGGATTCGTGGACGGGGTCCGGTCGCACCTGTTCCTCAACTTCGGGGAGCTTGTGGTGGCGGCGGGGCATTTTTACAGCACCGGGCTGACGCCTCAGAAAAAGCTTGGTGTCTGCCTGGTGGACCACCGGTGGGAAATAACGGACACGTCCGGCGGCGGCGCGCGTTGA
- a CDS encoding ABC transporter permease, whose protein sequence is MEINNRPADALPTLIIEADRASAQYWLDVWRFRELLFFLAWRDLLVRYKQTAVGVAWGVIRPMLTMATLTVVFSWIAKLPAEGAAPYPVMVLAAMLPWQFFANSISDASLSIVGNASLVTKVYFPRFIIPLSSIMVSVADFLIALMILSLVMAWYGHSPDGRIVALPLFAVLGFTLSAGVGIWFSSLSVKYRDFRYVIPFMLQIGLYITPVGFSSGVIPEKWRMLYSLNPMVGVIDGFRWALLGGTGEIYWPALFVSMAFAATLAVSGALYFRRVERSFADTI, encoded by the coding sequence ATGGAAATAAACAACCGCCCCGCGGATGCGTTGCCAACCCTCATCATAGAGGCGGACAGGGCCAGCGCCCAATACTGGCTGGACGTCTGGCGTTTCAGGGAGCTTCTATTCTTCCTGGCCTGGCGCGACCTTCTGGTGCGTTACAAGCAGACGGCCGTGGGGGTGGCCTGGGGGGTGATTAGGCCCATGCTCACGATGGCCACGCTCACGGTGGTATTTTCGTGGATCGCCAAGCTTCCGGCGGAAGGGGCGGCTCCATATCCTGTGATGGTGCTCGCGGCGATGCTGCCGTGGCAGTTTTTCGCCAACTCCATCTCGGACGCAAGTCTTAGCATCGTGGGCAACGCAAGCCTTGTGACAAAGGTCTATTTCCCAAGGTTCATAATCCCCTTAAGCTCAATTATGGTGAGCGTCGCCGATTTTCTAATCGCCCTTATGATACTGTCCCTCGTGATGGCATGGTATGGCCACTCCCCCGACGGGCGGATCGTGGCGCTCCCGCTTTTCGCCGTCCTGGGCTTCACCCTCTCGGCGGGGGTGGGCATATGGTTTTCGTCCCTTAGCGTCAAATACCGCGATTTCCGCTATGTGATACCGTTCATGCTCCAGATAGGGCTTTATATAACCCCGGTCGGCTTTTCCAGCGGCGTGATCCCGGAAAAATGGCGCATGTTGTACTCCCTCAATCCGATGGTGGGGGTGATTGACGGGTTCCGCTGGGCGCTGCTTGGCGGGACGGGCGAAATATACTGGCCGGCTCTTTTTGTCTCCATGGCCTTCGCGGCCACCCTTGCCGTGAGTGGCGCGCTATATTTTCGCAGGGTTGAACGTTCCTTTGCTGACACGATTTAA